A genomic segment from Paraburkholderia hayleyella encodes:
- a CDS encoding CopD family protein yields the protein MLWVKTIHIVLITGWFAGLFYLPRIFVNLALETHPAAIARLLVMARKLYKFMTLLAVPALLCGFWLWLGVGIGRGQGWIHAKLGVVILLVLYHVICGRLLVRFERHENRFPAVFYRYFNELPVFAMLAAVALVVLKPF from the coding sequence AAAAACTATTCATATCGTTTTGATCACCGGCTGGTTCGCCGGCCTGTTCTACTTGCCGCGCATCTTCGTCAATCTGGCGCTGGAGACGCATCCCGCCGCCATCGCGCGTTTGCTGGTGATGGCACGCAAGCTGTACAAGTTCATGACGCTTCTGGCCGTGCCCGCATTGTTATGCGGCTTCTGGCTATGGTTGGGCGTGGGCATCGGACGCGGGCAAGGCTGGATTCACGCGAAGCTCGGCGTGGTGATCTTGCTGGTGCTCTATCACGTGATTTGCGGCAGGTTGCTGGTGCGGTTCGAGCGTCATGAAAACCGCTTTCCAGCCGTGTTTTACCGCTATTTCAATGAGCTGCCGGTGTTCGCCATGCTGGCGGCCGTGGCGCTGGTTGTGCTCAAGCCGTTTTAA